One Anopheles marshallii chromosome 3, idAnoMarsDA_429_01, whole genome shotgun sequence genomic region harbors:
- the LOC128712380 gene encoding ubiA prenyltransferase domain-containing protein 1 homolog, which produces MAAKLDDLFDFKPDVAGNTRGDRPHIKASLMKVKTYLSALRPWSLSASLMPTLLGTTLALRVRGYESFNVWTFFCTALTVMTVHCAGNLVNTYYDYVKGIDDRKADDRTLVDHILSKDEVVTLGVLLYLAGCLGFGFLVYLSPAKLEHLALVYFGGLSSSFLYTGGIGLKYIGLGDVLILVIFGPISVLFSYMAQTGYIEWATIFYAIPLALNTEAILHSNNTRDAESDKRVGIVTLAILIGRTCSYVLYVVLLFTPYVIFVVLGMKYSVLFLLPMVTFKQAFALERQFRNESTVQKVPRQTAKLNLFFGILYVVACFGASQLPLITQK; this is translated from the exons ATGGCAGCGAAACTTGACGACCTCTTCGATTTTAAACCAGACGTCGCTGGCAATACTCGGGGCGATAGACCACATATCAAAG CATCGTTAATGAAAGTTAAAACGTACCTATCGGCACTACGACCATGGTCCCTATCGGCCAGTTTGATGCCAACGCTACTCGGCACAACACTCGCGTTACGTGTGCGCGGATATGAGTCCTTCAACGTGTGGACATTCTTTTGTACCGCGCTAACGGTCATGACTGTGCACTGTGCTGGAAATCTAGTCAATACGTATTATGACTACGTGAAGGGTATCGACGATCGAAAGGCAGACGATCGAACGTTGGTCGATCATATTCTTAGTAAAGATGAG GTTGTTACCTTAGGCGTGTTGCTATATTTAGCCGGCTGTTTGGGATTTGGATTCCTTGTGTACCTATCACCCGCCAAGCTGGAACATCTTGCCCTGGTGTACTTTGGTGGACTGTCGTCCAGCTTCCTGTACACCGGTGGTATCGGCCTGAAGTACATTGGGCTCGGTGATGTGCTCATCTTGGTCATCTTTGGACCCATCTCCGTGCTGTTTTCATACATGGCACAAACCGGGTACATCGAATGGGCTACCATTTTCTACGCCATTCCGCTCGCGCTCAACACGGAAGCGATTctacacagcaacaacacgcGGGATGCAGAATCGGACAAGCGGGTCGGCATTGTGACGTTGGCCATCCTGATCGGTAGGACGTGTTCGTACGTGCTGTACGTTGTGCTACTCTTCACGCCGTACGTGATCTTCGTGGTGCTCGGTATGAAATACTCCGTACTGTTTCTGTTGCCAATGGTTACGTTCAAGCAGGCATTCGCACTCGAGAGACAGTTTCGCAACGAGAGTACCGTGCAGAAGGTACCCCGTCAAACGGCCAAGCTGAACCTGTTCTTCGGTATTTTGTATGTCGTGGCCTGTTTCGGTGCATCCCAGCTACCGCTGATAACGCAAAAGTGA
- the LOC128712379 gene encoding MKRN2 opposite strand protein, translating into MHYSQDLMCVRHCNQTIFSYDILISCPLCSKSLGENLDSVPITLPCPFVRACQHPCSIVLKPSVGDFLSSFQNQNNLHIGLTSSNGTIVEFDANGLTKVPPKRDSPSVDWDQCLVIARVPESWYDRWDEVLEKVSCDPSWSKEMYKENTNNCYAFVLSFLGALEYGEFYSFCHDKLSFSKQIIASKTQSAAKYITIHRKLQARNYFIEEQG; encoded by the exons ATGCACTACAGCCAAGATTTGATGTGCGTACGCCACTGCAATCAAACGATATTTTCGTATGATATTTTGATCAGCTGCCCGTTGTGTAGCAAATCGTTGGGTGAAAATCTGGATAGTGTACCGATCAC GTTACCTTGTCCATTCGTCAGAGCATGCCAGCACCCTTGTTCCATTGTTCTGAAACCTTCAGTTGGAGATTTCCTGAG CTCctttcaaaatcaaaacaatctaCACATTGGATTAACATCCTCCAACGGAACCATCGTAGAATTTGACGCAAATGGTTTAACGAAAGTACCACCCAAACGTGATAGCCCCTCGGTCGATTGGGACCAATGCCTTGTAATTGCTCGTGTGCCTGAATCATGGTATGATCGTTGGGATGAGGTTTTGGAGAAGGTTTCATGCGATCCTTCATGGAGCAAAGAAATGTACAAGGAGAACACAAATAACTGCTACGCATTTGTGttaagcttcctcggtgcgttGGAGTATGGGGAATTCTACAGCTTCTGTCATGACAA GTTGTCGTTCAGTAAGCAGATCATTGCATCGAAGACGCAGAGTGCTGCTAAATACATCACCATTCATCGTAAGCTTCAAGCACGGAACTATTTCATCGAAGAACAAGGATGA
- the LOC128711899 gene encoding protein eyes shut, with product MEANKRRSVFNGANRMINQTNQATERTQYCWWWPALALCLISCSLVHLTEAGFACLSNPCVYGVCIDDLNSTYSCYCIDGYTGVHCQTNWDECWSNPCLNGGICIDGVASYNCTCPEGFLGLNCEENFNECQSNPCQNGGLCNDKDNAFYCTCALGYEGEFCELDIAVCDTGDRCHNGAACIEGPGLEFSCRCTEGYEGRLCDAEINECASSPCQNGAICIDKFASYICACPMGFGGTNCEEEIMVCASSPCANQALCLMEEDSPTCYCVPDFHGERCELQYDECQLGPEPRCVNGATCVDGVDEYFCTCAPNFTGENCECLILEVAGQIEMDCNYTAPTVSTSDEMTDSSFFTSTMESFPFSTEGIWKGTDTSLERSTSYPLYTHSATPTAVGEYTDPSMEVTYTGTPVQVSPSYSAPAGSKPYTTTSLGESGTASNELSPATVSPDQEKETGETDISKDKTSTPTITIADNATTVSGVEEKPSSISGFTQDNTLDVSSADYTTSKPSSKYPSVDYGSTSPDFATTPMDTLLTTLDLPRVSTLTPELSSFFTESPTNRSTPPFQGEDQVTDTLPFTTASIADETTRESPFTTSAASIVPPGTTRSPDVFQECDDTVCANGGTCAMTPNGIRCHCDFRYAGPFCDVPVSIQNAAFSKESFLRHIIYRRNNTIDPTNQPVDTLKQLASMAVRFKAKLTSREGLILLATAEGDDGNHYVALFLHKGLLQFQFSCGLQTMLLSEIEGTVNNGYELNVKVQLNFNDRYSHCNASLHVNETLAMSGEQPTWLGNVLSARQQKGQEGPYGIAALASIKQSWLHLGGRPIKTMYTLSHNISRYHGFTGCVYDLEINSAPVAIFDNAEDAYKIYECTSLACLSSPCRNGAVCVEAEGYGGLAGRYSPSISAQPDTVGAWSCKCSFGYMGKTCERSVCDNNPCRFGGTCVTFPESGYLCLCPYGKHGHFCEHDLDILQPSFFGSIKGISSYVAYPIAFPVEDRFEFSFKIIPTTTAQISLLAFIGQPYDHHDLSDHFSVSFIQGFILVTWNLGSGPRRIFTQQPIQVQSSRPTTIHAGRNGRTAWLSIDGKVNISGNSPGSSRKLNVTPQLYIGGHEGVNFSSLPHDLPLHSGFQGCLFDIRLVAGPVHIPLQHIGGMRGRSVGQCGTKECHRHACQNNGACLQHGSTFTCICQEDWNGILCSQKVNPCDESVSKCASDATCFPLVSGYECDCPFGKVGKRCESNLKYLSDVSFSGRRSYLALRWPSIGSGDWIAAYRENEVRYEKIVQHSHIIPHNHSILLKSIRELDKINDVLKVLPDSNDTEQYAGHSVIPRSENYRQLRIRQLTIELQVRPLSEKGLILFVRTFDSNAQEQGFISISLQGGVVEYRISSTRTQTAVVRSNHVLATGEWHLIRIVKYGKRLTLWVEGKSTSIIGSVREEYVSLTNKLYLGGLPDLSTLPYDAISGYPVSFRGCIRHVNLNGTRIALNDSSIVASRNINDCDGTPCGGDICAHGGLCWLDEHSQPRCKCPEYSKGVNCEIQESCEVVQCRNNGQCLKNGRCSCGVGWTGHYCEIATTKYSSLGFNDRSYILIPSQKIKMKDKRNDDSTSMVGKLPFGLQISFNISTLEDGMLAWTTDEVGRYFGIGIRDGFLVVVSNMLKEDPTNGASSGGPWKAFVADGDWHNVLLETKSHQLHLFVDGYEVLAGRLTPNIRTVHTQAFDKPVLSEEITYLGGFPDENVYNRTLGNFATSFNGCIQHILLGNQLDELDYGEYDGANINECAV from the exons ATGGAAGCAAACAAGAGAAGAAGTGTCTTCAATGGTGCAAACAGGATGATAAATCAAACCAACCAAGCTACCGAAAGGACACAGTACTGTTGGTGGTGGCCCGCACTAGCACTGTGCCTAATTTCCTGCTCGCTGGTTCACCTGACCGAAGCAGGCTTCGCCTGCCTTAGCAATCCATGTGTTTATGGAGTGTGTATCGATGATCTAAATAG CACATACTCCTGCTATTGCATCGACGGTTACACCGGTGTCCATTGCCAGACGAACTGGGATGAATGTTGGTCTAATCCGTGTCTTAACGGAGGTATCTGCATTGATGGAGTCGCCTCGTACAACTGCACCTGTCCCGAAGGCTTCCTAG GATTGAACTGTGAAGAGAATTTCAACGAATGCCAATCGAACCCCTGCCAGAATGGTGGCCTATGCAACGACAAGGATAACGCGTTCTACTGTACCTGTGCGCTCGGCTATGAAGGGGAGTTTTGCGAGTTGGACATCGCTGTCTGCGATACCGGTGATCGGTGTCACAATGGTGCTGCTTGCATTGAAGGTCCTGGGTTAGAATTTTCCTGCCGCTGCACGGAAGGATACGAGGGACGTTTGTGCGATGCCGAGATCAACGAATGTGCATCGTCCCCATGCCAGAATGGTGCAATCTGTATCGATAAGTTCGCTTCGTACATTTGTGCGTGTCCGATGGGTTTCGGTGGTACAAACTGCGAAGAGGAGATAATGGTCTGCGCTAGCTCACCATGCGCCAACCAAGCTCTGTGCCTGATGGAGGAAGATTCGCCTACGTGCTACTGTGTGCCCGACTTTCACGGCGAGCGGTGCGAGTTACAGTACGACGAATGTCAGCTAGGACCGGAACCGCGGTGTGTGAACGGAGCGACTTGTGTCGATGGTGTGGATGAATACTTCTGTACCTGTGCGCCTAATTTTACCGGGGAAAACTGCGAGTGTCTCATACTGGAGGTGGCCGGTCAGATCGAAATGGACTGCAACTATACGGCACCAACTGTCAGCACCTCGGATGAAATGACGGACAGTTCCTTCTTCACGTCTACCATGgaatcatttccattttcgaCTGAGGGCATTTGGAAGGGTACCGACACTTCGTTAGAAAGGTCTACGAGTTATCCGCTGTATACGCATTCAGCTACACCTACAGCTGTGGGTGAATATACGGATCCCTCCATGGAAGTGACCTACACCGGAACACCCGTACAAGTATCTCCCAGCTATTCAGCTCCCGCAGGAAGTAAACCGTATACTACAACTTCTCTTGGTGAAAGTGGTACTGCCAGTAATGAATTGTCGCCAGCAACTGTATCACCAgatcaagaaaaagaaactggAGAAACAGACATCTCGAAAGATAAAACATCTACTCCAACTATTACGATTGCTGACAACGCAACAACAGTATCCGGAGTAGAGGAAAAACCTTCTTCAATATCCGGGTTCACACAAGATAATACTCTGGACGTTTCCAGTGCGGATTATACTACTTCTAAACCATCGTCTAAATATCCTAGCGTTGATTATGGTTCTACATCGCCCGATTTTGCAACAACACCAATGGACACATTACTCACAACCTTGGATCTTCCACGAGTATCCACACTCACTCCCGAGTTGAGTTCATTCTTTACGGAATCACCAACAAATAGATCAACTCCACCGTTCCAGGGTGAAGATCAAGTTACCGACACACTACCGTTCACAACAGCGTCTATTGCGGACGAAACTACCCGTGAGTCACCGTTCACCACCTCAGCAGCTTCCATTGTACCACCGGGTACAACACGATCACCGGATGTGTTTCAAGAGTGCGACGATACCGTATGTGCAAATGGTGGCACTTGTGCGATGACACCGAACGGCATTCGATGTCATTGCGATTTTCGTTACGCAGGACCGTTCTGTGACGTGCCGGTCAGCATACAGAATGCTGCCTTCTCGAAGGAGTCCTTCCTGCGTCACATCATTTACCGACGCAACAATACGATCGATCCTACCAACCAACCCGTGGATACGCTCAAACAGTTAGCCTCCATGGCGGTACGCTTCAAGGCGAAGTTAACATCGCGCGAGGGGTTGATTCTACTGGCCACGGCCGAAGGTGACGATGGGAATCACTATGTGGCTCTGTTCCTACACAAGGGTTTGCTGCAGTTTCAATTCTCCTGCGGACTGCAAACGATGCTTTTGAGTGAAATCGAAGGCACCGTCAATAATGGATATGAACTTAACGTTAAAGTACA GTTAAATTTCAACGATCGTTATAGCCATTGCAATGCGTCGCTACATGTAAACGAAACGCTAGCCATGAGTGGCGAACAACCGACCTGGCTCGGCAATGTGCTCAGCGCGAGGCAGCAAAAGGGGCAGGAAGGACCTTACGGAATAGCAGCGTTAGCTTCAATCAAGCAGAGTTGGCTCCATTTGGGTGGACGTCCCATCAAAACGATGTACACCTTGAGTCATAATATTTCGCGATACCACGGGTTTACGGGATGTGTTTATGATCTGGAAATCAATAGTGCTCCGGTTGCGATCTTTGA CAACGCTGAAGACGCGTATAAAATTTACGAATGTACCTCATTGGCGTGTCTTTCGAGTCCCTGTCGCAATGGAGCAGTATGTGTGGAGGCGGAAGGCTACGGCGGGCTAGCAGGACGTTACTCGCCCAGCATCAGCGCACAACCAGACACTGTCGGTGCGTGGAGTTGCAAGTGCTCGTTCGGTTACATGGGCAAAACTTGCGAACGATCCGTGTGTGATAACAACCCATGCCGGTTTGGTGGCACGTGCGTAACGTTTCCGGAAAGTGGTTACCTTTGTCTATGTCCGTACGGCAAGCATGGACATTTTTGTGAGCACGATCTGGACATCTTGCAGCCATCGTTCTTCGGCAGCATCAAGGGCATCTCTTCCTACGTTGCATATCCAATCGCATTTCCGGTGGAGGATCGGTTTGAGTTTAGTTTTAAGATTATTCCTACCACAACGGCACAAATTTCGCTGCTTGCCTTCATCGGCCAACCGTACGATCATCACGATTTGAGTGATCATTTTTCCGTCAGCTTCATACAAG GATTCATCCTTGTAACGTGGAATTTGGGGAGTGGCCCACGCAGGATATTCACGCAGCAACCGATACAGGTACAATCGTCCCGTCCCACCACGATCCATGCGGGTAGAAATGGACGTACCGCTTGGTTGTCGATCGACGGCAAGGTGAATATTTCCGGAAATTCGCCCGGAAGCAGCAGAAAGCTTAACGTAACTCCACAGCTCTACATCGGTGGCCATGAGGGTGTTAACTTTTCCAGCCTACCGCACGATTTGCCACTTCACTCCGGCTTTCAGGGGTGTCTGTTCGATATAAGGCTTGTCGCCGGGCCGGTGCATATACCGCTGCAACATATCGGAGGTATGCGGGGTAGAAGTGTTGGTCAGTGTGGTACGAAAGAGTGTCATCGGCACGCTTGTCAGAATAATGGTGCTTGCCTGCAGCATGGTTCCACATTCACGTGCATCTGCCAGGAGGATTGGAACGGGATACTGTGCTCCCAGAAGGTGAATCCCTGTGATGAAAGCGTCAGCAAGTGCGCATCGGATGCCACATGTTTCCCGCTCGTGTCAGGGTACGAGTGTGATTGTCCCTTCGGTAAGGTGGGCAAGCGGTGCGAGTCTAATCTGAAGTATCTCAGTGACGTGTCGTTTTCTGGTCGTCGATCGTATCTTGCCTTACGGTGGCCCAGTATTGGTTCCGGAGACTGGATTGCTGCCTACCGGGAGAATGAAGTACGCTATGAAAAGATCGTTCAGCACTCGCACATTATCCCGCACAACCATTCGATCTTGCTGAAATCGATCCGTGAGCTGGACAAGATCAACGATGTGCTGAAAGTACTTCCAGATTCAAACGATACCGAACAGTACGCTGGCCATTCGGTGATACCCCGATCGGAAAACTACCGACAGTTAAGGATAAGACAGTTGACCATAGAGCTGCAGGTGCGCCCGCTGTCCGAGAAAGGTCTTATCCTGTTCGTCCGTACTTTTGATTCCAATGCGCAGGAGCAAGGATTTATAAGCATAAGCTTGCAGGGCGGCGTGGTGGAGTACCGAATATCTTCTACCCGCACGCAGACGGCAGTTGTCCGAAGTAACCATGTGCTTGCCACTGGTGAGTGGCATTTGATCCGTATCGTTAAGTATGGCAAACGTTTAACACTGTGGGTTGAGGGAAAAAGCACCTCCATTATCGGCTCTGTGCGTGAGGAGTATGTGAGTCTTACGAACAAGCTATACCTGGGCGGGTTGCCGGATCTTTCCACACTACCGTACGATGCTATATCTGGCTACCCCGTGTCTTTCCGCGGTTGTATCAGGCATGTTAATTTGAACGGGACGCGTATCGCACTGAACGACAGCTCGATCGTGGCCTCGCGTAACATCAACGATTGTGACGGTACACCTTGCGGTGGAGACATCTGTGCGCATGGTGGCCTTTGCTGGTTGGATGAACACTCGCAACCACGCTGCAAGTGTCCCGAGTACTCGAAGGGTGTTAATTGTGAGATACAAGAATCTTGCGAGGTGGTTCAGTGTCGCAATAATGGACAGTGCTTGAAAAACGGTCGCTGCAGTTGTGGAGTTGGATGGACGGGTCATTATTGTGAAATTGCTACCACCAAGTATTCTTCGCTCGGGTTTAACGATCGCAGCTACATCTTAATTCCATCGCAAAAGATCAAAATGAAGGACAAACGTAATGATGATAGCACTAGTATGGTAGGGAAATTGCCGTTTGGGCTGCAAATTTCCTTCAACATTTCCACACTGGAGGACGGTATGCTTGCTTGGACTACCGACGAGGTGGGAAGATACTTTGGCATTGGGATTCGTGATGGGTTCCTGGTCGTGGTTAGTAACATGCTAAAGGAGGATCCCACAAATGGTGCCAGTAGTGGAGGACCCTGGAAAGCTTTTGTGGCCGATGGCGATTGGCATAATGTGTTGCTCgagacaaaatcccatcaacTGCACCTGTTTGTAGATGGCTACGAAGTGCTCGCTGGTAGGCTCACCCCAAACATACGTACTGTGCACACGCAAGCATTTGACAAGCCCGTTTTGAGCGAGGAAATAACTTATTTAG GTGGATTTCCCGATGAGAATGTTTACAACCGCACGCTAGGCAACTTTGCCACATCGTTCAACGGATGCATCCAGCACATTCTGCTAGGGAACCAGCTGGACGAGCTGGATTATGGGGAGTACGATGGAGCCAACATCAATGAGTGTGCAGTGTAG
- the LOC128714259 gene encoding A-kinase anchor protein 10, mitochondrial, whose product MLQFLKKTGRRKSITTGNSSESSLASILNNDPTTTTIPSSLRTSDDVIDGAKSPETDEEALRLAERYCFEKRDTAARVSKLSRRMIDILAEQSCICYFVQFLESKNALSLIKFWLEVESFKAAASESVRGVLRSSGGSTHAHGRLHRSVSSDGYDSLSYFSIDCDSLSTNSFSENAFEDSQSADDVRELDSRTSQSCTPVPPPTPLEVLEEVDIKDDASEDGVAIVEQDHPVGKESRGKHLEVCDITVMRQSLTDDEKTQICEAGKGTTMEAMPAASVTKATSTINRPFNSLINSDAVRIYRKYLITNSPHCIEMPATILSNISLALCSSGTCSEMIFNEAQHFLLEMLEQNYLNPFLESSFYCKYTLEVLTSDNLTLRDILGSEMALFYFMEHLEQQSKRHYLEFYVGAVHFKRSFENQVQAQKDAVVLYEKYFSLQATSSLGLSDKIRFLLEEHICSADPTIVAECFELPVRIIEQFLEQRYFAGFIKSQLYCRFISELLGKVKTSTSSDVSGILPGGRAAEQRTGMNSGAKRGHRKTLSDVTSDASAGGGRRGTTVAFISSQNTLLAMSDTNYQRNRKHLVAVALAASNGPSGGGGIGSGSVGGGGGDIMQIDSRQLYNPDLLWRRNSPVAGLTFGRIDALGRYERDFDIAEPPSGDDRWNRNRIKKAVRKLVNLPEDKAQEELAWQVAEMIVKDITNVTMNSKT is encoded by the exons ATGTTGCAGTTTCTCAAGAAGACAG GTCGAAGAAAATCTATCACAACCGGTAACAGCAGCGAATCATCTTTAGCATCGATACTGAACAATGACCCAACGACGACAACGATACCATCATCACTCAGAACATCCGATGATGTCATCGATGGTGCAAAATCACCTGAAACAGATGAGGAGGCGCTAAGACTAGCGGAACGGTACTGCTTCGAGAAGCGAG ATACTGCCGCGCGTGTTTCGAAACTTTCGCGCCGTATGATTGACATTCTGGCGGAGCAGAGTTGCATCTGCTACTTTGTTCAGTTTCTGGAATCGAAAAATGCTCTTTCATTGATTAAGTTTTGGCTAGAGGTGGAAAGCTTCAAGGCGGCAGCATCAGAAAGTGTACGAGGCGTGCTTCGATCGTCTGGCGGTTCTACTCACGCTCATGGCCGATTGCACCGTAGTGTCTCCTCCGATGGGTACGATAGTCTATCGTATTTCAGCATAGATTGTGATTCGTTATCAACGAACTCGTTTTCTGAAAATGCCTTCGAAGACTCACAGTCGGCGGACGATGTACGGGAGCTTGATTCGCGTACGTCGCAAAGCTGTACGCCGGTTCCACCTCCAACACCGCTGGAAGTGCTGGAAGAGGTAGATATTAAGGATGATGCGTCCGAGGATGGGGTGGCGATAGTGGAACAAGACCACCCGGTTGGAAAAGAATCAAGAGGCAAACACCTGGAAGTCTGTGATATAACCGTCATGCGACAGTCGCTAACCGATgacgaaaaaacacaaatctgtGAAGCGGGTAAAGGGACGACGATGGAGGCAATGCCCGCTGCGTCAGTGACGAAAGCAACGTCCACCATTAATCGGCCCTTTAACTCGCTCATCAACTCGGACGCTGTGAGAATATATCGGAAGTATTTGATCACAAATTCACCGCACTGCATTGAAATGCCGGCTACCATATTGTCCAACATTTCGCTAGCGCTGTGCAGTAGTGGGACGTGCAGTGAGATGATCTTCAACGAAGCTCAGCACTTTCTGTTGGAGATGTTAGAACAAAACTATCTGAACCCATTCCTGGAGAGTTCCTTCTACTGCAAGTACACGCTGGAGGTGCTAACAAGCGATAACCTTACGTTGAGAGACATTCTCGGGAGCGAAATGGCGCTGTTCTACTTTATGGAACACCTAGAGCAGCAAAGCAAGCGCCACTATCTAGAGTTCTACGTTGGAGCGGTACACTTTAAACGTTCGTTCGAAAATCAAGTTCAAGCACAAAAGGATGCGGTCGTTCTGTATGAGAAATATTTTTCCCTACAGGCCACCAGCTCGCTCGGTTTAAGCGATAAGATACGCTTTCTGCTCGAGGAACATATCTGCTCGGCCGATCCGACCATCGTGGCGGAATGCTTCGAGCTTCCGGTGCGAATTATTGAACAATTTCTCGAGCAGCGTTACTTTGCCGGGTTCATTAAATCTCAGCTTTACTGTCGGTTTATTAGCGAGCTGCTTGGAAAGGTGAAGACGAGCACAAGCAGCGATGTGAGTGGGATACTTCCCGGTGGTCGTGCGGCCGAACAACGGACCGGTATGAACAGTGGAGCCAAACGAGGCCATCGGAAAACGCTCTCGGACGTAACGAGTGACGCCAGTGCGGGAGGTGGACGACGTGGAACCACGGTTGCGTTTATTTCCTCGCAAAACACACTGCTCGCCATGTCCGACACAAACTATCAACGAAACCGCAAACATTTGGTAGCCGTTGCACTTGCTGCCTCGAATGGACcttccggtggtggtggaattggTAGCGGGTCtgtaggtggtggtggtggtgatatTATGCAGATCGATTCCCGTCAGTTGTACAATCCGGATCTTTTGTGGCGTCGGAATTCGCCCGTCGCCGGTCTAACGTTCGGTCGGATTGATGCGCTCGGTCGGTACGAGCGAGATTTCGACATCGCCGAACCACCGTCGGGTGATGACCGTTGGAATCGCAACCGGATCAAGAAAGCGGTACGAAAACTTGTTAACTTGCCGGAAGACAAGGCACAGGAAGAGCTGGCCTGGCAGGTGGCCGAGATGATTGTAAAAGACATTACTAACGTTACCATGAACAGTAAGACGTGA
- the LOC128712225 gene encoding protein wntless — translation MSGTILENLSGKKLSILVATLLFLQFLCFLLGGLIAPVPASVQTILATICKDIPGSHNDTSVWLYSRGEERCQSLDHFDIENDDMKMANQIVFVFQMPLPREGRQLDYSRWQQNLIGVLQTDIAYDANVLHKPHTKITIDARLAYRNKGDADQDWKYLASSLEERDLDCTANNVTDDYLYNCNTIPLFELGSLHHDFYLLNVRLPVDSERRMNLDIGHIKDLHLSVIYQNGGFTKVWVSLKTVFLPFIVLIMAWFWQRVHLLHRKPALLEEMLLALGCALTFLNMPFEYFTLFFDMPFMLLLSDIRQGVFYATLLSFWLIFAGEHMLIQETGEKSGLKTYWKHLSAVAVGCVSLFLFDMCERGVQLRNPFYSIWVSKIGANVALGFIILAGISAGLYFCFLCYMIWKVFCNINIKRTSLPSMSSARRLHYEGIIYRFQFLMLATLLCAAMTVIGFIIGQVSEGRWKWDENIDLEFTSAFFTGVYGMWNIYIFALIVLYAPSHKKWPTNETTENIMSEEIEFSNLPSDSNPSEISSLTQFARKAAQD, via the exons ATGTCGGGCACAATATTGGAGAATCTTAGCGGCAAAAAGTTGAGCATTTTGGTGGCAACGCTTCTGTTCCTGCAATTCCTCTGTTTCCTGCTGGGTGGTCTCATCG CGCCGGTACCGGCAAGTGTGCAGACAATTCTGGCCACGATATGTAAAGATATTCCCGGATCGCACAACGATACCTCGGTATGGTTGTACTCGCGGGGTGAAGAACGCTGCCAAAGCTTGGACCATTTCGACATCGAAAATGACGACATGAAGATGGCCAATCAGATAGTGTTTGTCTTTCAAATGCCTCTGCCCCGGGAAGGTCGCCAGCTGGACTATTCCCGCTGGCAGCAGAATTTGATCGGTGTGCTGCAAACGGACATTGCGTACGATGCGAACGTGCTGcacaaaccgcacacgaaGATTACGATCGATGCACGGTTGGCGTACCGGAACAAGGGAGATGCTGATCAGGACTGGAAGTATCTGGCCTCGTCGCTGGAAGAGCGAGATCTCGACTGTACGGCAAACAACGTCACCGATGACTATCTGTACAACTGCAACACGATTCCTCTGTTTGAGCTTGGTTCGCTGCATCACGATTTTTACCTGTTAAACGTACGTTTGCCGGTGGATAGCGAACGACGCATGAATCTGGACATTGGACACATAAAAGATTTGCACCTATCCGTGATCTACCAGAACGGTGGCTTCACGAAGGTTTGGGTATCACTTAAGACGGTGTTTCTGCCTTTTATTGTCCTCATCATGGCCTGGTTCTGGCAGCGTGTCCATCTGCTGCACCGCAAACCGGCCCTGCTGGAAGAGATGCTGCTGGCGCTAGGCTGTGCGCTTACATTCTTAAACATGCCATTCGAATATTTTACGCTTTTCTTCGACATGCCGTTTATGTTGCTTCTGAGCGACATACGCCAGGGAGTGTTTTATGCTACGCTGCTATCCTTCTGGCTTATTTTTGCCGGCGAACACATGCTG ATTCAAGAGACGGGCGAAAAATCGGGTCTCAAGACGTACTGGAAGCATCTGAGCGCGGTAGCAGTTGGATGTGTGTCcctatttttgtttgatatgtGCGAACGAGGCGTCCAGCTGCGGAATCCATTCTACTCGATTTGGGTTTCTAAAATTGGTGCAAACGTCGCG CTTGGATTCATCATCCTAGCAGGCATCTCAGCGGGATTATACTTTTGCTTTCTGTGCTACATGATCTGGAAGGTGTTTTGCAACATCAACATTAAGCGTACATCGCTCCCGTCAATGTCATCTGCACGGCGTCTTCACTACGAAGGCATCATCTATCGCTTCCAGTTCCTGATGCTGGCAACTCTTCTTTGTGCTGCTATGACCGTGATTGGCTTTATAATTGGGCAGGTTTCCGAGGGACGCTGGAAATGGGACGAAAACATCGACCTGGAGTTTACCTCCGCTTTCTTTACCGGCGTGTACGGCATGTGGAACATTTACATCTTCGCACTGATTGTACTGTACGCTCCGAGCCACAAAAAATGGCCCACCAACGAAACTACGG AAAACATTATGAGCGAAGAGATAGAATTCAGCAATCTGCCTTCTGATTCGAATCCAAGCGAAATTTCGTCTCTCACACAATTTGCCCGAAAAGCAGCACAGGACTAA